From one Lycium barbarum isolate Lr01 chromosome 6, ASM1917538v2, whole genome shotgun sequence genomic stretch:
- the LOC132599363 gene encoding acetylserotonin O-methyltransferase-like, which yields MAEKTNGVARIHEGDQVESQAQEDIWNCILGFTEMAVAKCAIELGISDFLETHQEPITLNQLSSALGCSSSSLHRIMRFLINRGIFKEVSIGHGEMGYVQTPVSRLLMRNGGNSMAALVLLESSPVMLAPWHYLSARVLAKENTAAFSAAHGKDVWEYAKINPEHSKLINDALACHARVTLPAIIDNCAEIFKGIESLVDVGGGNGTTLGMLVKAFPWISGINFDLHHVVSVAPHCHGVVHVEGDMFNSVPNAHAAFLMMVLHDWGDEECIQILKNCIKIIPKDTGKVIIVEAVLEEKRGNDKSIKDVGFMLDMMLMAHTANGKERTAKEWAHIFTAAGFSRHSIVDLPAIASVIVAYP from the exons ATGGCGGAAAAAACAAATGGAGTTGCAAGAATCCATGAAGGAGACCAAGTTGAGTCTCAAGCTCAAGAGGATATATGGAACTGCATCCTTGGTTTCACTGAAATGGCTGTAGCAAAATGTGCTATTGAATTGGGGATTTCTGATTTCTTGGAAACCCATCAAGAACCCATCACCTTAAACCAATTGTCCTCTGCACTTGGCTGCTCTTCTTCTTCCCTACATCGGATCATGAGGTTCTTGATTAATAGGGGGATATTCAAAGAGGTATCCATTGGACATGGCGAAATGGGCTATGTCCAAACACCGGTTTCTCGTCTGCTCATGAGAAACGGAGGAAATAGCATGGCTGCTCTTGTCCTACTTGAAAGTAGCCCGGTCATGCTTGCGCCATGGCATTATCTCAGTGCCCGCGTTTTGGCAAAGG AAAATACAGCAGCATTTAGTGCAGCTCATGGAAAGGACGTTTGGGAGTACGCCAAAATCAATCCAGAGCATAGCAAGCTGATAAACGACGCCCTGGCCTGCCATGCACGGGTGACACTGCCTGCCATTATCGATAATTGTGCGGAGATATTCAAAGGGATAGAGTCATTGGTGGATGTTGGGGGAGGTAATGGTACAACTCTTGGTATGTTGGTGAAGGCATTTCCATGGATTAGTGGGATTAACTTTGATCTTCATCATGTTGTGTCTGTTGCTCCTCATTGTCATGGTGTTGTACATGTTGAAGGGGATATGTTTAATTCTGTTCCTAATGCTCATGCTGCTTTCCTCATG ATGGTCTTACATGACTGGGGTGATGAGGAATGCATTCAAATCTTGAAAAACTGCATAAAGATTATTCCAAAAGACACAGGAAAAGTGATAATTGTTGAGGCAGTTCTTGAGGAGAAAAGAGGCAATGACAAAAGTATCAAGGATGTTGGTTTTATGCTAGATATGATGCTGATGGCTCACACAGCTAATGGAAAGGAAAGAACTGCAAAAGAATGGGCTCATATTTTTACTGCTGCCGGATTCAGTAGGCACTCTATTGTGGACCTTCCTGCTATTGCATCTGTTATTGTGGCTTATCCTTGA